From Camelus bactrianus isolate YW-2024 breed Bactrian camel chromosome 16, ASM4877302v1, whole genome shotgun sequence, the proteins below share one genomic window:
- the GFAP gene encoding glial fibrillary acidic protein isoform X1, with protein MPGGVAGGILGHARPAHSSIKPAHPRSGQSQATMERRRVTSSARRSYVSSSEMVVGGRRLGPGTRLSLARMPPPLPARVDFSLGGALNAGFKETRASERAEMMELNDRFASYIEKVRFLEQQNKALAAELNQLRAKEPTKLADVYQAELRELRLRLDQLTANSARLEVERDNLAQDLGTLRQKLQDETNLRLEAENNLAAYRQEADEATLSRLDLERKTESLEEEIRFLRKIHEEEVRELQEQLAQQQVHVEMDVAKPDLTAALREIRTQYEAVASSNMHEAEEWYRSKFADLTDAAARNAELLRQAKHEANDYRRQLQALTCDLESLRGTNESLERQMREQEERHVREAVNYQEALARLEEEGQSLKDEMARHLQEYQDLLNVKLALDIEIATYRKLLEGEENRITIPVQTFSNLQIRETSLDTKSVSEGHLKRNIVVKTVEMRDGEVIKESKQEHKDVM; from the exons ATGCCAGGGGGCGTTGCCGGGGGCATCCTGGGCCATGCCAGGCCGGCCCACTCCTCCATAAAGCCTGCACATCCCAGGAGCGGGCAGAGCCAGGCCACAATGGAGAGGAGACGGGTCACCTCATCTGCTCGCCGCTCCTATGTCTCCTCCTCAGAGATGGTGGTGGGGGGCCGCCGCCTGGGTCCTGGCACCCGCCTGTCCCTGGCTCGAATGCCACCTCCACTGCCGGCCAGGGTGGACTTCTCCCTGGGCGGGGCACTCAACGCCGGCTTCAAGGAGACCCGGGCCAGTGAGCGAGCAGAAATGATGGAGCTCAATGACCGCTTTGCCAGCTACATTGAGAAGGTGCGCTTCCTGGAACAGCAGAACAAGGCGCTGGCTGCCGAGCTGAACCAGCTGCGGGCCAAGGAGCCCACCAAGCTGGCCGACGTCTACCAGGCAGAGCTGCGTGAGCTGCGGCTGCGGCTGGATCAACTCACTGCCAACAGCGCCCGGCTCGAGGTGGAGAGGGACAATCTGGCACAGGACCTGGGCACCCTGAGGCAGAA GCTCCAGGATGAAACCAACCTGAGGCTGGAGGCCGAGAACAACCTGGCTGCCTATCGACAG GAGGCAGATGAAGCCACCCTATCCCGTCTGGATCTGGAGAGGAAGACTGAGTCTCTGGAGGAGGAAATCCGGTTCTTGAGGAAGATCCATGAGGAG GAGGTGCGGGAGCTCCAGGAGCAGCTGGCTCAGCAGCAGGTCCATGTGGAGATGGATGTGGCCAAGCCCgatctcacagcagccctgagagAGATCCGCACGCAGTACGAGGCAGTGGCTTCCAGCAACATGCATGAGGCAGAGGAGTGGTACCGGTCCAAG TTTGCGGACCTGACTGACGCCGCTGCCCGCAACGCGGAGCTGCTCCGCCAGGCCAAGCACGAAGCCAACGACTATCGGCGCCAGCTGCAGGCCTTGACCTGCGACCTGGAATCCTTGCGCGGCACG AACGAGTCCCTGGAGAGGCAGATGCGTGAGCAGGAGGAGCGTCACGTGCGAGAGGCGGTGAATTACCAGGAGGCGCTGGcccggctggaggaggaggggcagagtcTCAAGGACGAGATGGCCCGCCACCTGCAGGAGTACCAGGACCTGCTGAATGTCAAACTGGCCCTGGACATCGAGATCGCCACCTACAGGAAGTTGCTGGAGGGCGAGGAGAACCG CATCACCATTCCTGTGCAGACCTTCTCCAACCTGCAGATCCGAG AAACCAGCCTGGACACCAAGTCCGTGTCAGAAGGCCACCTCAAGAGGAACATCGTGGTGAAGACCGTGGAGATGCGGGATGGAGAG GTCATTAAGGAGTCCAAGCAGGAGCACAAGGACGTGATGTGA
- the GFAP gene encoding glial fibrillary acidic protein isoform X3: MPGGVAGGILGHARPAHSSIKPAHPRSGQSQATMERRRVTSSARRSYVSSSEMVVGGRRLGPGTRLSLARMPPPLPARVDFSLGGALNAGFKETRASERAEMMELNDRFASYIEKVRFLEQQNKALAAELNQLRAKEPTKLADVYQAELRELRLRLDQLTANSARLEVERDNLAQDLGTLRQKLQDETNLRLEAENNLAAYRQEADEATLSRLDLERKTESLEEEIRFLRKIHEEEVRELQEQLAQQQVHVEMDVAKPDLTAALREIRTQYEAVASSNMHEAEEWYRSKFADLTDAAARNAELLRQAKHEANDYRRQLQALTCDLESLRGTNESLERQMREQEERHVREAVNYQEALARLEEEGQSLKDEMARHLQEYQDLLNVKLALDIEIATYRKLLEGEENRITIPVQTFSNLQIRGGKSTKEGEGHKVTRHLKSLTIQVIPIQAHQIVNGAPPALG; this comes from the exons ATGCCAGGGGGCGTTGCCGGGGGCATCCTGGGCCATGCCAGGCCGGCCCACTCCTCCATAAAGCCTGCACATCCCAGGAGCGGGCAGAGCCAGGCCACAATGGAGAGGAGACGGGTCACCTCATCTGCTCGCCGCTCCTATGTCTCCTCCTCAGAGATGGTGGTGGGGGGCCGCCGCCTGGGTCCTGGCACCCGCCTGTCCCTGGCTCGAATGCCACCTCCACTGCCGGCCAGGGTGGACTTCTCCCTGGGCGGGGCACTCAACGCCGGCTTCAAGGAGACCCGGGCCAGTGAGCGAGCAGAAATGATGGAGCTCAATGACCGCTTTGCCAGCTACATTGAGAAGGTGCGCTTCCTGGAACAGCAGAACAAGGCGCTGGCTGCCGAGCTGAACCAGCTGCGGGCCAAGGAGCCCACCAAGCTGGCCGACGTCTACCAGGCAGAGCTGCGTGAGCTGCGGCTGCGGCTGGATCAACTCACTGCCAACAGCGCCCGGCTCGAGGTGGAGAGGGACAATCTGGCACAGGACCTGGGCACCCTGAGGCAGAA GCTCCAGGATGAAACCAACCTGAGGCTGGAGGCCGAGAACAACCTGGCTGCCTATCGACAG GAGGCAGATGAAGCCACCCTATCCCGTCTGGATCTGGAGAGGAAGACTGAGTCTCTGGAGGAGGAAATCCGGTTCTTGAGGAAGATCCATGAGGAG GAGGTGCGGGAGCTCCAGGAGCAGCTGGCTCAGCAGCAGGTCCATGTGGAGATGGATGTGGCCAAGCCCgatctcacagcagccctgagagAGATCCGCACGCAGTACGAGGCAGTGGCTTCCAGCAACATGCATGAGGCAGAGGAGTGGTACCGGTCCAAG TTTGCGGACCTGACTGACGCCGCTGCCCGCAACGCGGAGCTGCTCCGCCAGGCCAAGCACGAAGCCAACGACTATCGGCGCCAGCTGCAGGCCTTGACCTGCGACCTGGAATCCTTGCGCGGCACG AACGAGTCCCTGGAGAGGCAGATGCGTGAGCAGGAGGAGCGTCACGTGCGAGAGGCGGTGAATTACCAGGAGGCGCTGGcccggctggaggaggaggggcagagtcTCAAGGACGAGATGGCCCGCCACCTGCAGGAGTACCAGGACCTGCTGAATGTCAAACTGGCCCTGGACATCGAGATCGCCACCTACAGGAAGTTGCTGGAGGGCGAGGAGAACCG CATCACCATTCCTGTGCAGACCTTCTCCAACCTGCAGATCCGAG GGGGCAAAAGCACCAAAGAAGGGGAAGGTCACAAGGTCACAAGACATCTCAAAAGCCTCACAATACAAGTTATACCAATACAGGCTCACCAGATTGTAAACGGAGCCCCGCCGGCTCTCGGTTAG
- the GFAP gene encoding glial fibrillary acidic protein isoform X2, translating into MPGGVAGGILGHARPAHSSIKPAHPRSGQSQATMERRRVTSSARRSYVSSSEMVVGGRRLGPGTRLSLARMPPPLPARVDFSLGGALNAGFKETRASERAEMMELNDRFASYIEKVRFLEQQNKALAAELNQLRAKEPTKLADVYQAELRELRLRLDQLTANSARLEVERDNLAQDLGTLRQKLQDETNLRLEAENNLAAYRQEADEATLSRLDLERKTESLEEEIRFLRKIHEEEVRELQEQLAQQQVHVEMDVAKPDLTAALREIRTQYEAVASSNMHEAEEWYRSKFADLTDAAARNAELLRQAKHEANDYRRQLQALTCDLESLRGTNESLERQMREQEERHVREAVNYQEALARLEEEGQSLKDEMARHLQEYQDLLNVKLALDIEIATYRKLLEGEENRNQPGHQVRVRRPPQEEHRGEDRGDAGWRGH; encoded by the exons ATGCCAGGGGGCGTTGCCGGGGGCATCCTGGGCCATGCCAGGCCGGCCCACTCCTCCATAAAGCCTGCACATCCCAGGAGCGGGCAGAGCCAGGCCACAATGGAGAGGAGACGGGTCACCTCATCTGCTCGCCGCTCCTATGTCTCCTCCTCAGAGATGGTGGTGGGGGGCCGCCGCCTGGGTCCTGGCACCCGCCTGTCCCTGGCTCGAATGCCACCTCCACTGCCGGCCAGGGTGGACTTCTCCCTGGGCGGGGCACTCAACGCCGGCTTCAAGGAGACCCGGGCCAGTGAGCGAGCAGAAATGATGGAGCTCAATGACCGCTTTGCCAGCTACATTGAGAAGGTGCGCTTCCTGGAACAGCAGAACAAGGCGCTGGCTGCCGAGCTGAACCAGCTGCGGGCCAAGGAGCCCACCAAGCTGGCCGACGTCTACCAGGCAGAGCTGCGTGAGCTGCGGCTGCGGCTGGATCAACTCACTGCCAACAGCGCCCGGCTCGAGGTGGAGAGGGACAATCTGGCACAGGACCTGGGCACCCTGAGGCAGAA GCTCCAGGATGAAACCAACCTGAGGCTGGAGGCCGAGAACAACCTGGCTGCCTATCGACAG GAGGCAGATGAAGCCACCCTATCCCGTCTGGATCTGGAGAGGAAGACTGAGTCTCTGGAGGAGGAAATCCGGTTCTTGAGGAAGATCCATGAGGAG GAGGTGCGGGAGCTCCAGGAGCAGCTGGCTCAGCAGCAGGTCCATGTGGAGATGGATGTGGCCAAGCCCgatctcacagcagccctgagagAGATCCGCACGCAGTACGAGGCAGTGGCTTCCAGCAACATGCATGAGGCAGAGGAGTGGTACCGGTCCAAG TTTGCGGACCTGACTGACGCCGCTGCCCGCAACGCGGAGCTGCTCCGCCAGGCCAAGCACGAAGCCAACGACTATCGGCGCCAGCTGCAGGCCTTGACCTGCGACCTGGAATCCTTGCGCGGCACG AACGAGTCCCTGGAGAGGCAGATGCGTGAGCAGGAGGAGCGTCACGTGCGAGAGGCGGTGAATTACCAGGAGGCGCTGGcccggctggaggaggaggggcagagtcTCAAGGACGAGATGGCCCGCCACCTGCAGGAGTACCAGGACCTGCTGAATGTCAAACTGGCCCTGGACATCGAGATCGCCACCTACAGGAAGTTGCTGGAGGGCGAGGAGAACCG AAACCAGCCTGGACACCAAGTCCGTGTCAGAAGGCCACCTCAAGAGGAACATCGTGGTGAAGACCGTGGAGATGCGGGATGGAGAG GTCATTAA